In one Lolium rigidum isolate FL_2022 chromosome 3, APGP_CSIRO_Lrig_0.1, whole genome shotgun sequence genomic region, the following are encoded:
- the LOC124703166 gene encoding alcohol dehydrogenase 3-like translates to MATAGKVIKCKAAVAWEAGKPLSIEEVEVAPPQAMEVRVKILYTALCHTDVYFWEAKGQTPVFPRILGHEAGGIVESVGEGVTELVPGDHVLPVFTGECKECAHCKSEESNLCDLLRINVDRGVMIGDGQSRFTINGKPIFHFVGTSTFSEYTVIHVGCLAKINPEAPLDKVCVLSCGISTGLGATLNVAKPKKGSTVAIFGLGAVGLAAMEGAKMAGASRIIGVDLNPAKYEQAKKFGCTDFVNPKDHTKPVQEVLVDMTNGGVDSAVECTGNINAMISAFECVHDGWGVAVLVGVPHKEAVFKTHPMNFLNERTLKGTFFGNYKPRTDLPEVVEMYMRKELELEKFITHSVPFSQINTAFDLMLKGEGLRCVMRMDE, encoded by the exons ATGGCGACCGCCGGGAAGGTGATCAAGTGCAAAG CTGCGGTGGCATGGGAGGCCGGGAAGCCGCTCTCGATCGAGGAGGTGGAGGTTGCTCCGCCGCAGGCCATGGAAGTCCGCGTCAAGATCCTCTACACTGCCCTCTGCCACACTGATGTATACTTCTGGGAAGCCAAG GGCCAAACACCGGTTTTTCCTAGGATCCTAGGCCATGAGGCTGGAGG CATTGTTGAGAGTGTTGGAGAAGGCGTGACCGAGCTCGTGCCGGGTGACCATGTCCTCCCGGTGTTCACCGGTGAATGCAAGGAGTGTGCCCATTGCAAATCAGAGGAGAGCAACTTGTGTGACCTCCTCAGGATCAATGTGGATCGGGGTGTGATGATCGGTGATGGACAGTCCCGTTTCACCATCAACGGGAAACCGATCTTCCACTTCGTTGGGACCTCCACCTTTAGCGAGTACACTGTGATCCATGTCGGGTGCCTTGCGAAGATCAACCCAGAGGCACCCCTTGACAAAGTTTGTGTTCTGAGCTGTGGTATCTCAACTG GACTTGGCGCCACGCTAAATGTTGCGAAACCAAAGAAGGGTTCAACGGTGGCAATTTTTGGTCTTGGAGCTGTTGGCCTTGCT GCCATGGAAGGGGCCAAGATGGCTGGTGCATCAAGGATCATTGGCGTGGACTTGAACCCAGCAAAATATGAACAAG CTAAGAAATTTGGGTGCACTGACTTTGTGAACCCCAAGGACCATACCAAGCCCGTGCAAGAG GTGCTTGTGGATATGACCAACGGTGGAGTCGACAGTGCCGTCGAGTGTACTGGCAACATCAACGCCATGATCTCCGCCTTTGAATGCGTTCACGAT GGGTGGGGTGTAGCCGTGCTGGTGGGTGTTCCGCACAAGGAGGCGGTGTTCAAGACCCACCCGATGAATTTCCTGAACGAGAGGACACTGAAAGGCACCTTCTTCGGCAACTACAAGCCACGTACCGACCTTCCTGAAGTCGTCGAGATGTACATGAGGAAGGAGCTGGAGCTAGAGAAGTTCATCACACACAGTGTGCCATTCTCGCAGATCAACACAGCGTTTGATCTCATGCTCAAGGGGGAGGGCCTGCGATGCGTCATGAGGATGGACGAGTAG